A genomic window from Bordetella genomosp. 9 includes:
- a CDS encoding NAD(P)/FAD-dependent oxidoreductase, whose translation MPQAQSRSADDGVFDGDGKGPFPLSPSLWAATAGTAPPTEALAGAASADVLVIGGGYAGLSTALHLAERGVNVVVLEARDIGFGGSGRNGGQVIPGLKYDPDELLAHYGPERGEQVIDFAGRTADIVFDLIERHGMDVPRRRTGWIQGAHTPQALALAHKRAAQWARRGVDARPLDREQVGALLGTDKYLGGWMDTRAGAIQPLSYVRGLARAAMNAGARVHTASPVADLRRDGGKWIATTVSGATVAADRVVMCTNAYGAGLWPGLKPTIIDANTFQVATRPLPEDVRAGILPQGQVCSDTRNLLLYFRMDHQGRLLMGGRGPFREPRGVADWRHLERVMVKMFPRVAGVPFEFRWCGRVAITRDYLPHLHEPEPGLLIDIGCQGRGVGLQTAMGKAMADYVATGSAAALPVPLSPIKPFPLYGLRRIYVNAVVTWYRLTDGGV comes from the coding sequence ATGCCGCAAGCTCAGAGCCGCAGCGCCGACGACGGCGTATTCGATGGCGACGGCAAGGGACCGTTCCCGCTGTCGCCGTCCCTGTGGGCGGCCACCGCCGGCACGGCGCCGCCCACCGAGGCCCTGGCGGGCGCGGCCAGCGCCGATGTGCTGGTGATCGGCGGCGGCTACGCCGGCCTGAGCACCGCGCTGCACCTGGCCGAGCGCGGCGTCAACGTCGTCGTGCTGGAGGCCCGCGATATCGGCTTCGGCGGCTCGGGCCGCAACGGCGGCCAGGTCATCCCCGGCTTGAAGTACGACCCGGACGAACTGCTGGCGCACTACGGACCGGAACGCGGCGAGCAGGTCATCGACTTCGCCGGGCGCACGGCCGATATCGTCTTCGATCTGATCGAACGGCACGGCATGGACGTGCCGCGCAGACGCACCGGCTGGATCCAGGGCGCCCACACTCCGCAGGCGCTGGCGCTGGCGCACAAGCGCGCGGCGCAGTGGGCGCGGCGCGGGGTCGATGCGCGCCCGCTGGACCGCGAACAGGTCGGCGCGCTGCTGGGCACCGACAAATACCTGGGCGGCTGGATGGACACCCGCGCCGGCGCCATACAGCCCCTGAGCTACGTGCGCGGACTGGCGCGCGCGGCGATGAATGCCGGCGCCCGCGTGCACACGGCAAGTCCGGTGGCGGACCTGCGGCGCGACGGCGGCAAATGGATCGCCACGACGGTGTCCGGGGCCACCGTCGCGGCCGACCGGGTGGTGATGTGCACCAACGCCTACGGCGCCGGCCTGTGGCCCGGGCTGAAGCCGACGATCATCGACGCCAACACCTTCCAGGTGGCCACGCGGCCGCTGCCGGAAGACGTGCGCGCCGGCATCCTGCCGCAGGGCCAGGTCTGCTCCGATACGCGCAACCTGCTGCTGTACTTCCGGATGGATCACCAGGGCCGTCTGCTGATGGGCGGGCGCGGACCGTTCCGCGAGCCGCGCGGCGTGGCGGACTGGCGCCACCTGGAGCGCGTCATGGTCAAGATGTTCCCGCGCGTGGCCGGCGTGCCGTTCGAATTCCGCTGGTGCGGCCGGGTCGCCATCACGCGCGATTATCTGCCCCATCTGCATGAACCCGAGCCCGGGCTGCTGATCGACATCGGCTGCCAGGGGCGTGGCGTCGGCTTGCAGACCGCCATGGGCAAGGCGATGGCCGACTACGTGGCCACCGGCTCGGCCGCGGCGCTGCCGGTGCCGCTGTCGCCCATCAAGCCTTTTCCGCTGTACGGCTTGCGGCGTATCTACGTGAATGCCGTCGTGACCTGGTATCGGCTGACGGACGGCGGCGTTTGA
- a CDS encoding SAM-dependent methyltransferase, whose product MTLSLALNGALENLSMLTGAPFAVQLPGGVRHAMGGGDPAFTLTFHTRRAVIATALRGHMGLLEAYFDQQVDVDNLGAALAAAMSGGFETRPRIANIAENRLHEWRHSNRDPARAKANARFHYGLGTPFYTPWLDRELMMYTCGYWDENTRTLEEAQRNKVEHVCRKILLSPGERFIDIGCGFGGFMFHAAERHQASGVGLNTTTEQVDWLREEIGRRQLGERLAVREADFREVDGQYDKVVSIGVLEHAGRDQLRDVVRAHADFLKPGGLGMLHFIGHVGRFETELFIRKHVFPGGWIPGLADVIVEMERAGLEVVDIENLRRHYAPTLDAWASRFEAGWDTIQALDPRRFDERFRRVWMTYLTGCAEMFRLSNGYTHLFQIVFSKGNITRANYPMSRAHLYDRER is encoded by the coding sequence ATGACGCTGTCACTCGCCTTGAACGGTGCATTGGAAAACCTCAGCATGCTCACGGGAGCGCCCTTCGCGGTGCAGCTGCCGGGTGGCGTCAGGCATGCGATGGGCGGCGGCGATCCGGCCTTCACCCTGACGTTCCACACGCGCCGCGCCGTGATCGCCACCGCGCTGCGCGGGCACATGGGCTTGCTGGAAGCCTACTTCGACCAGCAGGTCGACGTGGACAACCTGGGCGCCGCGCTGGCCGCCGCCATGTCCGGCGGCTTCGAAACGCGGCCCAGGATCGCCAACATCGCCGAGAACCGCCTGCACGAATGGCGGCATTCCAATCGCGATCCGGCACGTGCCAAGGCGAATGCGCGCTTCCATTACGGCTTGGGCACGCCGTTCTACACGCCGTGGCTGGACCGCGAGCTGATGATGTACACCTGCGGCTACTGGGACGAGAACACCCGCACGCTGGAGGAAGCGCAGCGCAACAAGGTCGAGCACGTCTGCCGCAAGATCCTGCTGTCGCCGGGCGAGCGCTTCATCGACATCGGCTGCGGCTTCGGCGGCTTCATGTTCCATGCCGCGGAACGCCACCAGGCCTCGGGCGTGGGGCTCAACACCACCACCGAGCAGGTCGATTGGCTGCGCGAGGAAATCGGCCGCCGCCAGCTGGGCGAGCGCCTGGCCGTGCGCGAAGCGGACTTCCGCGAGGTCGACGGGCAGTACGACAAGGTGGTGTCCATCGGGGTGCTGGAACACGCCGGCCGCGACCAGCTGCGCGACGTGGTGCGCGCGCACGCGGATTTCCTCAAGCCGGGCGGGCTGGGCATGCTGCACTTCATCGGCCACGTGGGCCGTTTCGAAACCGAGCTGTTCATCCGCAAGCACGTCTTTCCCGGCGGCTGGATCCCCGGCCTGGCGGACGTCATCGTCGAGATGGAGCGCGCCGGACTGGAGGTGGTCGACATCGAGAACCTGCGCCGCCATTACGCGCCCACGCTGGATGCCTGGGCCAGCCGCTTCGAGGCCGGCTGGGACACCATCCAGGCGCTGGATCCGCGCCGTTTCGACGAGCGCTTCCGCCGCGTCTGGATGACCTACCTGACGGGCTGCGCGGAGATGTTCCGGCTGTCCAATGGTTATACACATTTGTTCCAGATCGTATTCAGCAAGGGCAACATCACGCGCGCGAACTACCCGATGTCGCGGGCGCACCTGTATGACCGCGAACGCTGA
- a CDS encoding FAD-binding oxidoreductase, with the protein MTANADTYAGRVAALRAELRRQGAGPQGAPLGLSKRTSNLFRDRAEGAKRRLDLGAFHHVNGVDTAAGTVEVEGLATYEALVDATLPHGVMPAVVPQLKTITVGGAVAGVGIEATSFRQGLAHDTMLSLDVLLPGGDIVTCTPDNAHRDLFHGFPNSYGTLGYALRMVMRTLPVQPYVRVEHSRCAAPRAFFDALARACDGEADFVDGVVFGADTMVLSEGRFVADAARVSDYTYEHIYYRSLLERQVDHLTTYGYLWRWDTDWFWCSKNLGAQQPLLRRLYGRARLNSRTYTRLMRWNSRWGLTRRLARWRGLHPESVIQDVDIPIDRAAGFLEFLLREIGVLPIWICPIRTPASGPGFTLYPVRAGQLYVNFGFWDVVQAREPHGEGHFNRLIEQEVLRCEGIKSLYSDVYFSREEFDRAYAMRQYQALKDRYDPGGAMLGLYEKCVGRR; encoded by the coding sequence ATGACCGCGAACGCTGATACCTACGCCGGGCGCGTCGCCGCCCTGCGGGCCGAATTGCGGCGGCAGGGGGCCGGCCCGCAAGGCGCGCCGCTGGGCTTGTCCAAGCGCACCTCCAACCTGTTCCGCGACCGCGCCGAAGGGGCGAAGCGCCGGCTGGACCTGGGCGCCTTCCACCACGTGAACGGCGTGGACACGGCCGCGGGCACGGTGGAAGTGGAAGGCCTGGCGACCTACGAAGCCCTGGTCGACGCGACGCTGCCGCATGGCGTCATGCCGGCGGTGGTGCCGCAGTTGAAGACGATCACCGTGGGCGGCGCGGTCGCGGGCGTCGGCATCGAAGCGACGTCCTTCCGCCAGGGGCTGGCGCACGACACCATGCTGTCGCTCGACGTGCTGCTACCGGGCGGCGACATCGTGACCTGCACGCCCGACAACGCGCACCGCGACCTGTTCCATGGCTTTCCCAACTCCTACGGGACGCTGGGCTATGCGTTGCGCATGGTCATGCGGACCCTGCCTGTGCAGCCCTACGTGCGGGTCGAGCACAGCCGCTGCGCCGCGCCGCGCGCGTTCTTCGACGCGCTGGCGCGGGCCTGCGATGGCGAAGCGGACTTTGTCGACGGCGTCGTGTTCGGCGCCGATACCATGGTGCTCAGCGAGGGCCGTTTCGTCGCGGACGCCGCCAGGGTCAGCGACTACACCTATGAACATATCTACTATCGGTCTCTGCTGGAAAGGCAGGTCGATCACCTGACCACCTACGGCTATCTCTGGCGCTGGGATACGGACTGGTTCTGGTGCTCGAAGAACCTGGGCGCCCAGCAGCCGCTGCTGCGGCGCCTGTACGGCCGCGCGCGCCTGAACTCGCGCACCTATACGCGGCTGATGCGCTGGAATTCGCGCTGGGGCCTGACGCGCCGGCTGGCGCGCTGGCGCGGCCTGCATCCGGAATCGGTGATCCAGGACGTCGACATCCCCATCGATCGCGCCGCCGGCTTCCTGGAATTCCTGCTGCGCGAAATCGGCGTGCTGCCCATCTGGATCTGCCCGATCCGCACGCCGGCGTCGGGGCCCGGCTTCACGCTCTATCCCGTGCGCGCGGGACAGCTCTACGTGAACTTCGGCTTCTGGGACGTGGTGCAAGCCAGGGAGCCGCATGGCGAAGGCCACTTCAACCGCCTGATCGAACAGGAAGTCCTGCGTTGCGAGGGCATCAAGTCCCTGTACTCGGACGTGTATTTCAGCCGCGAGGAATTCGATCGCGCCTACGCGATGCGGCAATACCAGGCGCTGAAGGACCGCTACGACCCCGGCGGGGCGATGCTGGGCCTCTACGAAAAATGCGTGGGCCGGCGTTAG
- a CDS encoding ABC transporter permease, producing MYGFMLCPLVVVVWLSFFKDAILYFPPSGYTVQWYVKAWANDAFANGFVFSLQVALLAAACGVVLGVMAALALTRYRFAGAAWVNTMLLSPLLVPGIVAGIAIYLFYLRAENLLDHDIVGTYGGLVAAHVCLTIPWTVRLVTASMAGLDPSIEEAARNLGASGRVAFMRITLPMLRPAIVAAGLFSFIVSFENLELSLSLVGPGRTTLPIAIMQYLEFNLDPTIAAVSSVQILLLGLIMLVTDRFVKLSQVV from the coding sequence ATGTACGGCTTCATGCTGTGCCCCCTGGTCGTGGTGGTGTGGCTCAGTTTCTTCAAGGACGCCATCCTGTATTTCCCGCCGTCGGGTTATACCGTCCAGTGGTACGTCAAGGCCTGGGCCAACGACGCGTTCGCCAACGGCTTTGTCTTCAGCCTGCAGGTGGCCCTGCTGGCGGCGGCTTGCGGCGTCGTGCTGGGCGTCATGGCCGCGCTGGCGCTCACGCGCTATCGCTTCGCGGGGGCGGCCTGGGTCAACACCATGCTGCTGTCGCCGCTGCTGGTGCCCGGCATCGTCGCCGGCATCGCCATCTACCTGTTCTATCTGCGCGCGGAAAACCTGCTGGACCACGACATCGTCGGCACCTACGGCGGCCTGGTCGCGGCCCATGTATGCCTGACCATTCCATGGACCGTGCGGCTGGTGACGGCCAGCATGGCGGGCCTGGATCCTTCCATCGAGGAAGCGGCGCGCAACCTGGGCGCGAGCGGACGCGTGGCCTTCATGCGCATCACGCTGCCCATGCTGCGCCCCGCCATCGTCGCGGCGGGCCTGTTCAGCTTCATCGTGTCGTTCGAGAACCTGGAATTGTCGCTGTCCCTGGTCGGACCGGGGCGCACCACCCTGCCCATCGCCATCATGCAGTACCTGGAATTCAATCTGGATCCGACCATCGCCGCCGTTTCGTCCGTGCAGATACTGCTGCTGGGACTGATCATGCTGGTGACGGATCGCTTCGTCAAACTCAGTCAGGTGGTATAG
- a CDS encoding ABC transporter ATP-binding protein translates to MAKVSLEHLHKQFGASVAVADFSLEIADGELVAFLGPSGCGKTTTLRMIAGFLAPSAGTIRIGGKDITDLPVHKRDTGMVFQRYALFPHMTVAQNVAFGLEMHKVPAAERDGRIRDVLDMVRMTALRDRYPRQLSGGQQQRVAIARALAIQPKVFLLDEPLSNLDAKLRLEVREEIRALQQRLGLTTVFVTHDQEEALAIADRMAIMHDGKVQQVGTPDALYERPANLFVADFLGKMNFFRGGLSDGGVFGTEQGARIHVAGALSGARHVGVRPERVRLSAQPGGGNAMPGVVESTVYLGAQLEVRVKLESGEAIVSQLPNDAGWKSALPAAGTGAAPGPGTRVYACFDAADCVTFAD, encoded by the coding sequence ATGGCCAAGGTTTCATTGGAACATCTGCACAAGCAGTTCGGCGCGTCGGTGGCGGTGGCCGACTTTTCGCTGGAGATCGCCGACGGCGAGCTGGTCGCCTTCCTGGGCCCCAGCGGCTGCGGCAAGACCACCACCCTGCGCATGATCGCCGGATTCCTGGCGCCGTCGGCCGGCACCATCCGTATCGGCGGCAAGGACATCACGGACCTGCCCGTGCACAAGCGCGACACCGGCATGGTATTCCAGCGCTACGCCCTGTTCCCGCACATGACGGTGGCGCAGAACGTCGCCTTCGGGCTGGAGATGCACAAGGTGCCCGCCGCCGAGCGCGACGGCCGCATCCGCGACGTGCTGGACATGGTGCGCATGACCGCGCTGCGCGACCGCTATCCGCGCCAGTTGTCGGGCGGCCAGCAGCAGCGCGTGGCCATCGCCCGCGCGCTGGCCATCCAGCCCAAGGTGTTCCTGCTGGACGAACCGCTGTCCAACCTGGACGCCAAGCTGCGGCTGGAGGTGCGCGAGGAAATCCGCGCCCTGCAGCAGCGCCTGGGGCTCACCACGGTTTTCGTGACGCACGACCAGGAAGAAGCCCTGGCTATCGCCGACCGCATGGCGATCATGCATGACGGCAAGGTGCAGCAGGTGGGCACGCCGGACGCCTTGTACGAGCGGCCCGCCAATCTGTTCGTGGCCGACTTCCTGGGCAAGATGAATTTCTTCCGTGGCGGGCTGTCCGACGGCGGCGTGTTCGGTACCGAGCAAGGCGCGCGCATCCATGTCGCCGGCGCGCTGTCCGGCGCCCGGCATGTGGGCGTGCGGCCGGAACGCGTACGCCTGTCGGCGCAGCCTGGCGGCGGCAATGCGATGCCTGGCGTGGTGGAATCGACGGTGTACCTGGGGGCGCAGCTGGAAGTGCGGGTCAAGCTGGAAAGCGGCGAGGCCATCGTCAGCCAGCTGCCCAACGACGCCGGCTGGAAGTCGGCCCTGCCCGCCGCCGGGACGGGCGCGGCGCCCGGTCCGGGCACCCGCGTGTACGCCTGCTTCGACGCGGCTGACTGCGTCACGTTCGCGGACTGA
- a CDS encoding ABC transporter permease, with translation MTASASVPASTAASTARRVPLGASLAFPASLVVLLIIMVPLLQLVRYSFNHFDPSEMMQQAYTLENYTRFFADPYYRNVFLTTIGVAALCTVLALVLGFPVAYFLARTESRHKSLFVILLVFPLMVGSVVRAAGWMVILGNAGIVNAVLKRLGLIEHSLQLMYTPTAVVIGTTAVVMPYLILTLQSVLEGMDFSVEEAARNLGANFFTTFRRVVLPIAAPGVAAGTMLVFILCMNAYATPVLLGGTGLTMMAPALYDQITRASNWPFGAAMALILVCATLLMALLSNWLIHRRYVKTMAS, from the coding sequence ATGACTGCATCGGCATCCGTTCCCGCATCCACGGCGGCTTCCACCGCCCGGCGCGTGCCGCTGGGCGCCAGCCTGGCCTTCCCGGCGTCGCTGGTGGTGCTCCTGATCATCATGGTGCCCCTGCTGCAGCTGGTTCGGTACAGCTTCAATCATTTCGATCCGAGCGAGATGATGCAGCAGGCGTACACGCTGGAGAACTACACCCGGTTCTTCGCCGATCCCTACTATCGCAATGTGTTCCTGACCACGATAGGCGTGGCCGCGCTTTGCACGGTGCTGGCCCTGGTGCTGGGATTCCCGGTGGCCTACTTCCTGGCCAGGACGGAAAGTCGCCACAAAAGCCTGTTCGTCATCCTGCTGGTGTTCCCATTGATGGTGGGCAGCGTGGTGCGCGCGGCCGGGTGGATGGTGATCCTGGGCAATGCCGGCATCGTCAACGCGGTGCTCAAGCGCCTGGGGCTGATCGAGCATTCCCTGCAGCTGATGTACACACCCACGGCGGTGGTGATAGGCACCACCGCCGTCGTCATGCCCTATTTGATCCTGACGCTGCAAAGCGTGCTGGAAGGCATGGATTTTTCGGTGGAGGAAGCCGCCCGCAACCTGGGCGCGAACTTCTTCACGACCTTTCGCCGCGTCGTGCTGCCGATCGCCGCGCCCGGTGTCGCGGCGGGCACCATGCTGGTTTTCATCCTTTGCATGAATGCCTATGCCACGCCGGTGCTGCTGGGCGGCACCGGCCTGACGATGATGGCCCCCGCGCTGTACGACCAGATCACGCGCGCGTCCAACTGGCCGTTCGGAGCGGCCATGGCGCTGATACTGGTCTGCGCGACGCTGTTGATGGCATTGTTGTCCAACTGGCTGATCCATCGCCGCTATGTGAAAACCATGGCGTCCTGA
- a CDS encoding metal-dependent hydrolase family protein, translating into MTAVLFENANLLDPDSPELREGMHVLVEDGAIKEVSDRPIGARSARAIDVRGRTLMPGLIDLHAHVMATQLNLSTQGMLPDALVMMRAVPIMAAMLRRGFTTVRDAGGAGWGLKCAVEEGTLVGPRLFISGRAISQTGGHGDPRPRSDHLRPMSFCGCCFRAGDIGRVADGVDDVRKAVRQELQMGADQIKIMASGGVASPTDPIASFGYSEDEIRAIVAEARGRQTYVLAHAYTAEAISRAVKCGVRTIEHGNLIDDDAAALMATHGAYVVPTLVTYEALANEGADYGLPPDSVAKIATVRTAGLKSLEIYKRAGVKMGYGSDLLGPSQRLQSDEFRLRTQVLTPHEVIQSATSVAAEVLRMEDRLGRIVPGAIADMLVVDGNPYKDVSCLLGQGDHIDLVMKDGKIYHDAAEA; encoded by the coding sequence ATGACCGCAGTCCTGTTCGAGAACGCCAATCTGCTTGACCCTGACTCGCCGGAGCTGCGCGAAGGCATGCACGTGCTGGTGGAGGACGGCGCGATCAAGGAAGTCTCCGACCGGCCGATCGGCGCGCGGTCCGCGCGCGCGATCGACGTGCGCGGGCGCACGCTGATGCCGGGGCTGATCGACCTGCATGCGCACGTCATGGCGACCCAGTTGAACCTGAGCACGCAAGGCATGCTGCCCGACGCGCTGGTCATGATGCGCGCGGTCCCCATCATGGCGGCCATGCTGCGCCGCGGATTCACCACCGTGCGTGACGCCGGCGGCGCCGGCTGGGGCCTGAAGTGCGCCGTGGAAGAAGGCACGCTGGTGGGGCCGCGCCTGTTCATCTCCGGCCGCGCCATCAGCCAGACCGGCGGGCATGGCGATCCGCGCCCGCGCTCCGATCATCTGCGGCCCATGAGCTTCTGCGGCTGCTGCTTTCGCGCGGGCGACATCGGCCGCGTGGCCGACGGCGTCGACGACGTGCGCAAGGCCGTGCGGCAGGAACTGCAGATGGGCGCGGACCAGATCAAGATCATGGCGTCCGGCGGCGTGGCGTCGCCCACCGATCCGATCGCGTCCTTCGGCTATTCCGAAGACGAGATCCGCGCCATCGTGGCCGAGGCGCGCGGCCGCCAGACCTATGTGCTGGCCCACGCCTATACCGCGGAAGCCATCAGCCGCGCCGTCAAATGCGGCGTGCGCACCATCGAGCATGGCAACCTGATCGACGATGACGCCGCCGCCCTCATGGCCACGCATGGCGCCTATGTGGTGCCGACGCTGGTCACCTACGAGGCGCTGGCCAACGAAGGCGCCGACTACGGCCTGCCGCCCGACAGCGTCGCCAAGATCGCCACGGTGCGCACCGCCGGCTTGAAGTCGCTGGAGATCTACAAGCGGGCGGGCGTCAAGATGGGCTACGGTTCGGACCTGCTGGGGCCGTCGCAGCGGCTGCAGAGCGACGAATTCCGGCTGCGGACGCAGGTGCTGACGCCGCATGAGGTCATACAGAGCGCCACCAGCGTGGCCGCCGAAGTCCTGCGCATGGAAGACCGCCTGGGCCGTATCGTCCCGGGCGCCATCGCCGACATGCTGGTGGTGGACGGCAACCCCTACAAGGACGTGTCCTGCCTGCTGGGCCAGGGCGACCATATTGATCTGGTCATGAAGGACGGCAAGATCTACCACGACGCGGCGGAGGCCTGA
- a CDS encoding amidohydrolase family protein — translation MAIDNPYANVDVGEESRALNAAKGWHPPTAAGARDRGDGPFKRLVLRGATVIDGTGAPPWGPVDIVVENDRIAALVLVGTPHKPINPDRRPSAGDHEVDCHGKFVTPGFVDSHAHIGTPYHTMSGVAPPADYIYKLWLAHGVTTVREMGSMNGLGWNLDQKEKSERNEIAAPRILAHVVFPAVNDRVKTIHTPEQGREWVRRIKARGADGIKFFGAPPAIMQAALDEARKVGLRSGCHHAQMAVTRVNALKSAQWGLTSSEHYYGLPEALFENRVVQDFPTDYNYGDEYFRFALAGQTFMQAAQPGSAKWREVMDRFLELDHTFVPTFNIYDANRDLMRARRADWHDDYTWNAIWKYFQPQRGGHGAYWYRWSTTNEIEWKQNYRLWMQFINEYKNLGGRVCAGSDSGFIFQIYGFGFVRELELLQEAGFHPLEVLRAATSLGADLLGVGDDTGSVDVGKRADLLVHDQNPLEDFKLLYGTGAMRLNDETGKVEWKRSLRHTVKGGVVYDTEQLLADVRALVKDSWEGDPDGPPHAR, via the coding sequence ATGGCGATCGATAATCCGTATGCCAATGTCGATGTCGGCGAGGAATCCCGCGCGCTGAACGCGGCCAAGGGCTGGCATCCGCCGACGGCCGCCGGCGCGCGCGATCGCGGCGACGGTCCGTTCAAGCGGCTGGTGCTGCGCGGCGCGACCGTCATCGACGGTACCGGCGCGCCGCCCTGGGGACCGGTGGACATCGTGGTGGAAAACGACCGCATCGCCGCGCTGGTGCTGGTCGGCACGCCGCACAAGCCCATCAATCCCGACCGCCGCCCGTCCGCCGGCGACCATGAAGTCGATTGCCACGGCAAGTTCGTGACGCCGGGCTTCGTCGATTCGCACGCCCATATCGGCACGCCGTACCACACGATGAGCGGCGTCGCGCCGCCGGCCGACTACATCTACAAGCTGTGGCTGGCGCATGGCGTGACCACCGTGCGCGAAATGGGCTCCATGAACGGACTGGGCTGGAACCTGGACCAGAAGGAAAAATCCGAGCGCAACGAGATCGCCGCGCCGCGCATCCTGGCGCACGTGGTGTTCCCCGCGGTCAACGATCGCGTCAAGACCATCCACACCCCGGAGCAGGGCCGTGAATGGGTGCGCAGGATCAAGGCGCGCGGCGCGGACGGCATCAAGTTCTTCGGCGCGCCGCCCGCCATCATGCAGGCCGCGCTGGACGAGGCCCGCAAGGTCGGCCTGCGATCCGGCTGCCACCATGCGCAGATGGCGGTCACGCGCGTCAACGCGCTGAAGTCCGCGCAATGGGGGCTGACCAGCTCCGAGCACTACTACGGCTTGCCCGAGGCCTTGTTCGAGAATCGCGTGGTGCAGGACTTCCCCACCGACTACAACTACGGCGACGAGTACTTCCGCTTCGCCCTGGCCGGCCAGACCTTCATGCAGGCGGCCCAGCCCGGCAGCGCCAAATGGCGCGAGGTCATGGACCGCTTCCTGGAGCTGGACCATACCTTCGTGCCGACGTTCAACATCTACGACGCCAACCGCGACCTGATGCGGGCACGGCGCGCCGACTGGCACGACGACTACACCTGGAACGCCATCTGGAAATACTTCCAGCCGCAGCGCGGCGGCCATGGCGCCTACTGGTACCGCTGGAGCACGACCAACGAGATCGAGTGGAAGCAGAACTACCGCCTGTGGATGCAGTTCATCAACGAATACAAGAACCTGGGCGGACGCGTCTGCGCGGGCAGCGATTCCGGTTTCATTTTCCAGATCTACGGGTTCGGTTTCGTGCGCGAGCTGGAGCTGCTGCAGGAAGCGGGCTTTCATCCGCTGGAGGTGCTGCGCGCGGCCACGTCGCTGGGCGCCGACCTGCTCGGCGTGGGCGACGACACCGGGTCGGTGGACGTGGGCAAGCGCGCGGATCTGCTGGTGCATGACCAGAACCCGCTGGAGGATTTCAAGCTGCTGTACGGCACCGGCGCCATGCGCCTGAACGACGAAACCGGCAAAGTGGAATGGAAGCGGTCGTTGCGGCATACGGTGAAGGGCGGCGTGGTGTACGACACCGAGCAGTTGCTGGCCGACGTGCGGGCCCTGGTCAAGGACAGCTGGGAAGGAGATCCGGATGGACCGCCCCACGCCCGTTGA
- a CDS encoding CobW family GTP-binding protein, with translation MDRPTPVELIVLSGFLGSGKTSLLVDFLRGDDAGDTGVIVNEVGEIGVDGAIVADGGGGVPMTLLANGCVCCSLRSGLVDTVNALLNAPRPDGRPLARIILETSGLSRPGPIIASLADPELARHGLRLSVVTTYDCARGPLGDEQFEEAAAQFAAAQRIVLTKTDLALAGADGGLDLHAARARAMNPLARIVAEADRDVAVREAFAPLAAAPGADLALAALNAVGAATRAGRDAAIDHPRIRVWRGTVRQPVAWSSFSTWLDDLAGLCGDRLLRLKALLRVSDCAEPVLIQSVGTTFGMPRRMATLSPDQDVLIVITRDLDGEALRDLPSDAPVSLRAVA, from the coding sequence ATGGACCGCCCCACGCCCGTTGAGCTGATCGTCCTGTCGGGCTTCCTGGGCAGCGGCAAGACCAGCCTGCTGGTCGACTTCCTGCGCGGGGACGACGCCGGCGATACCGGCGTGATCGTCAACGAGGTCGGCGAGATCGGCGTGGACGGCGCCATCGTGGCCGACGGCGGCGGTGGCGTGCCGATGACGCTGCTGGCCAACGGCTGCGTATGCTGCTCGCTGCGCAGCGGGCTGGTGGACACCGTGAACGCGCTGCTGAACGCGCCGCGCCCCGATGGCCGGCCGCTCGCCCGCATCATCCTGGAAACCAGCGGACTGTCGCGGCCCGGGCCCATCATCGCGTCGCTGGCCGATCCCGAACTCGCGAGACATGGGCTGCGGCTCAGCGTGGTGACGACCTACGACTGCGCGCGCGGTCCGCTGGGCGACGAGCAGTTCGAGGAAGCCGCCGCGCAGTTCGCCGCCGCGCAGCGCATCGTGCTGACCAAGACCGACCTGGCCTTGGCCGGCGCCGATGGCGGGCTGGACCTGCACGCGGCGCGCGCCCGGGCCATGAATCCCCTGGCCCGGATCGTGGCGGAAGCGGATCGCGACGTCGCCGTGCGGGAGGCCTTCGCCCCCCTGGCGGCCGCGCCGGGCGCGGATCTGGCGCTGGCCGCGTTGAACGCGGTCGGCGCGGCCACCAGGGCGGGACGGGACGCCGCGATCGATCATCCGCGCATACGGGTGTGGCGCGGCACCGTGCGCCAGCCGGTGGCGTGGTCGTCCTTTTCCACCTGGCTCGACGACCTGGCGGGACTGTGCGGCGACCGACTGTTGCGCCTGAAGGCCCTGCTGCGCGTCAGCGATTGCGCCGAGCCGGTACTGATACAGAGCGTGGGCACGACCTTCGGCATGCCGCGCCGCATGGCGACCTTGTCGCCCGATCAGGATGTGTTGATCGTCATTACCCGGGACCTGGATGGCGAGGCGCTGCGCGACCTGCCTTCCGATGCCCCCGTTTCCCTGCGGGCGGTCGCATGA